A window of Longispora fulva contains these coding sequences:
- a CDS encoding pentapeptide repeat-containing protein has protein sequence MSIRRAIGLGIGSGLILVAGLVLTALWAAGFPQFKSDGTVTAGTLFELLKLTFSVVAGIGGAVALVIAYRKQRVTEAQNILAHVADERAAAAKILADAADARAALESDRTGVRIFNERYAKAVEQLGNDKAAVRLGGVYALAGLADDWEAGRRTCIDVLCAYLRMPYAPPPDLNDERVQKSVAITGMAEWLRKNAPAKEEQQVRFTIIHLIGAHLRDTSPVSWQGHDFDFTGAIFDGGDFGGAVFSGGTVSFKQAKFTGGNTRFQGATFSGAAVSFVGAEFAGGVVQFSESRFMTGLVDFQDSGFTGSDVLFDSCVFASEVLFSNISVLAGTIYFGSTEFLDGAQVVLEGCNITDGALDFSGAEFSGGDVYFDGSEFIGGEVKFTSFGLGATFSGGHVRFNSASFSGSVADFRSAIFSGGEVSMTDAEFEVPPLFPDWPSGPPKGLTLPAGMDARGNPNTTSLPQRTGQQPSGV, from the coding sequence ATGAGCATCAGGCGAGCGATTGGCCTCGGGATCGGTAGTGGCCTGATACTTGTTGCCGGTTTAGTTTTGACAGCCCTTTGGGCGGCCGGCTTTCCACAGTTCAAAAGCGATGGAACCGTTACTGCGGGAACCTTGTTTGAGCTGTTAAAGCTCACCTTCTCTGTCGTTGCCGGCATAGGGGGCGCAGTGGCTCTCGTAATCGCATATCGCAAGCAACGAGTAACCGAGGCTCAGAACATATTGGCACACGTTGCCGATGAGCGTGCGGCAGCAGCAAAGATTCTCGCAGACGCCGCAGATGCACGTGCAGCACTGGAGTCGGACAGGACAGGTGTCCGCATTTTCAATGAGCGCTACGCAAAGGCCGTTGAGCAGCTCGGAAATGATAAGGCTGCCGTTCGCCTTGGCGGGGTCTACGCTCTGGCCGGTCTCGCCGACGACTGGGAGGCTGGTCGGCGTACCTGTATTGACGTTCTTTGCGCGTACCTGCGCATGCCGTACGCACCTCCACCCGATCTGAATGACGAAAGGGTCCAGAAATCTGTTGCCATTACCGGAATGGCTGAATGGTTGCGGAAGAATGCACCAGCCAAAGAGGAGCAGCAGGTCCGCTTCACCATCATCCACCTCATCGGGGCGCACCTGCGCGACACTTCGCCCGTGTCGTGGCAAGGCCACGATTTCGACTTCACAGGCGCAATTTTCGATGGAGGAGATTTTGGTGGCGCCGTCTTTAGCGGAGGCACTGTAAGTTTCAAACAGGCCAAGTTCACTGGCGGAAACACTCGATTTCAAGGGGCTACGTTTTCTGGCGCCGCAGTCAGCTTCGTTGGGGCAGAATTTGCCGGAGGTGTAGTCCAATTTAGCGAGTCACGATTCATGACAGGACTAGTAGACTTCCAAGACAGCGGGTTTACTGGTTCGGACGTATTGTTCGACAGCTGCGTTTTCGCCAGCGAGGTCCTATTCTCGAATATTTCCGTCCTCGCTGGCACGATCTACTTCGGAAGTACCGAATTTCTGGACGGCGCACAGGTGGTCCTCGAAGGCTGCAATATTACAGACGGGGCGCTCGATTTCAGCGGGGCGGAGTTTTCGGGGGGCGATGTTTACTTTGATGGTTCGGAGTTCATTGGAGGTGAGGTAAAATTTACCTCTTTCGGCCTAGGGGCTACGTTTAGCGGCGGCCATGTTCGGTTCAACTCGGCGAGCTTTTCAGGCAGTGTGGCGGACTTCCGCTCGGCAATCTTCTCCGGCGGAGAGGTATCCATGACGGATGCCGAGTTTGAAGTTCCGCCGCTCTTTCCAGACTGGCCCAGCGGACCACCAAAAGGGCTGACGCTCCCCGCTGGAATGGATGCGAGGGGCAATCCGAACACCACATCTCTGCCCCAGAGAACGGGTCAGCAACCCTCAGGAGTTTGA
- a CDS encoding DUF3987 domain-containing protein — MERSLPHDLDAERLVVGAAMLDPSVILTTKGVVGAGDFYYPRHMIIWQTLHSLHASGAPTDPVAVAAHLADNGELNRVGGVAYLHDCVRAVPTSANAGYYARIVADHARNRDVVTIGTRLINAGSNGTDTAQLLAEGRTWLEQAAQTVGVWPAPIPLGSRATLPTFPIEVLPEWVGDMVAGVTEFTQTPPDVAGTLALAALSTAAGGRAEVEVRGSWREPVNLFAVVVLPPGARKSAVFAAMIGPLLVAERAMTERVKPLIIEAELASRVATKAAEKATVVAANADATTRDALLADAIAAAMQADSVTVPVIPQLIADDVTSEKAASLLCEQGGRIAVLSAEGGIFATLAGRYSGTPNLEVFLKGHAGDMLRVGRQGRQSEHVERPALTLGLAVQPDVLRDIASLPGFRGKGLLARILFAVPENTVGRRRIGTEPVTAEVTDTYATNLTRLVCAMADWTDPAALPLTPEANERVLDIERDTEPRLAPGAEWSHIVDWGSKYTGAIVRIAGLLHLAQHLDDGPCRPVTADTLERATILGHYYATHALAAFDDMGADPTVAQARTALVWITRTRTDRLTKRDLYRGTQNHFKTAAHLDPVLELLENHGYIRQLPTSQKVGGGRPPSPTYEVHPELDKHTNPNLTR; from the coding sequence GTGGAGCGCAGCCTGCCGCACGACCTGGATGCCGAACGCCTCGTGGTCGGTGCCGCGATGCTCGACCCCAGCGTCATCCTGACCACGAAAGGGGTCGTGGGGGCGGGGGACTTTTACTACCCACGACATATGATCATCTGGCAGACGCTGCACTCCCTCCACGCCAGCGGAGCCCCGACCGACCCCGTCGCCGTCGCCGCCCACCTCGCCGACAACGGCGAACTCAACCGGGTCGGCGGAGTCGCCTACCTGCATGATTGCGTCCGGGCAGTGCCCACCAGCGCCAACGCCGGCTACTACGCCCGGATCGTGGCCGACCACGCCCGCAACCGCGACGTCGTCACCATCGGCACGCGACTCATCAACGCCGGCAGCAACGGCACCGACACCGCCCAACTCCTCGCCGAGGGCCGCACCTGGCTGGAACAGGCCGCACAGACGGTCGGCGTGTGGCCGGCACCGATCCCGCTCGGCTCCCGGGCGACGCTGCCCACGTTCCCGATCGAGGTACTGCCCGAGTGGGTCGGCGACATGGTCGCCGGGGTCACCGAGTTCACCCAGACCCCGCCCGACGTCGCCGGCACCCTCGCCCTAGCCGCCCTGTCCACCGCAGCAGGGGGACGCGCCGAGGTGGAGGTGCGCGGCTCGTGGCGTGAACCCGTCAACCTGTTCGCCGTCGTCGTCCTGCCGCCCGGGGCGCGAAAGTCCGCCGTGTTCGCAGCCATGATTGGCCCGCTACTGGTAGCCGAACGTGCCATGACCGAGCGGGTCAAGCCCCTCATCATCGAAGCCGAGCTCGCCTCCCGGGTCGCCACCAAGGCAGCGGAGAAAGCCACCGTCGTGGCCGCCAACGCCGACGCGACAACCCGAGACGCCCTGCTTGCCGACGCGATCGCCGCCGCCATGCAGGCCGACAGCGTCACCGTTCCCGTGATTCCACAGCTCATCGCCGACGACGTCACCAGCGAAAAGGCCGCCTCGCTGCTGTGCGAGCAGGGCGGACGCATCGCAGTACTGTCCGCCGAAGGGGGCATCTTCGCCACCCTCGCCGGCCGCTACTCCGGCACCCCGAACCTGGAAGTCTTCCTCAAAGGCCACGCCGGAGACATGCTCCGCGTCGGACGCCAAGGCCGCCAATCCGAGCACGTCGAAAGGCCCGCCCTCACCCTCGGGCTCGCGGTTCAGCCCGATGTCCTGCGCGACATCGCCAGCCTGCCCGGATTCCGGGGCAAGGGCCTCCTCGCCCGAATCCTGTTCGCCGTCCCCGAAAACACCGTGGGCCGCCGCCGCATCGGCACCGAACCCGTCACCGCGGAGGTCACCGACACGTACGCCACCAACCTCACCCGGCTGGTGTGTGCCATGGCCGACTGGACCGACCCCGCAGCACTCCCACTCACCCCAGAGGCCAACGAACGCGTCCTGGACATCGAACGCGACACCGAACCACGCCTTGCACCAGGAGCCGAGTGGTCTCACATCGTCGACTGGGGCAGCAAATACACAGGAGCGATCGTCCGCATCGCCGGACTACTTCACCTCGCCCAACACCTCGACGACGGACCGTGCCGCCCCGTCACCGCCGACACCCTGGAGCGAGCCACCATCCTTGGCCACTACTACGCCACTCACGCCCTCGCCGCCTTCGACGATATGGGAGCCGACCCTACCGTTGCCCAGGCCCGAACTGCCCTCGTCTGGATTACCCGCACGCGAACAGACCGGCTCACCAAACGCGACCTCTACCGGGGCACCCAGAACCACTTCAAGACCGCTGCACATCTCGACCCAGTTCTCGAGCTCCTCGAAAACCACGGATACATCCGGCAGTTACCGACATCCCAGAAGGTCGGGGGCGGACGGCCGCCATCCCCGACCTACGAGGTGCACCCCGAACTCGACAAGCACACCAACCCGAACTTGACCCGATAG